One Phycisphaeraceae bacterium genomic window carries:
- the prmC gene encoding peptide chain release factor N(5)-glutamine methyltransferase, with protein MTTPPPASADAPAPPGNTDAQAWTTRRLLDWMTGAFRDKGLDSPRLLAELLLCHVFACDRLALYTHADRPASQAERVALRTLVGRALKHEPVQYLVGEAWFFSLPFHVDRRVLVPRPATETIVEHALQRVRQDCASLGCGPDGAGLVFADVCTGSGCIAIALLKNLPGARGIASDLSDDALAVAAMNAQRHGVLDRLTLAQGDLLAPIEAAHRGIAPDGFAFVLSNPPYIPDHEWEAVEPNVKLFEPESALRGGADGLDLARPLFARAGALLRPGGELLVEVAASHASDARALAERAGFERARVLKDFEGFERVIVGARPVTAR; from the coding sequence ATGACCACGCCCCCCCCAGCGAGCGCCGACGCCCCTGCCCCCCCCGGGAACACCGACGCGCAGGCCTGGACGACGCGCCGCCTGCTCGACTGGATGACCGGCGCCTTCCGGGACAAGGGGCTGGACTCTCCCCGCCTGCTGGCCGAGCTTCTGCTGTGCCATGTCTTCGCGTGCGACCGCCTCGCGCTCTACACGCACGCCGATCGCCCGGCGTCGCAGGCGGAGCGCGTCGCCCTGCGCACGCTCGTCGGTCGTGCGCTCAAGCACGAGCCGGTCCAGTACCTCGTGGGCGAGGCGTGGTTCTTCTCGCTGCCCTTCCACGTCGACCGGCGCGTCCTCGTGCCTCGCCCGGCGACCGAGACGATCGTGGAGCACGCCCTTCAGCGCGTGCGCCAGGACTGCGCGAGTCTGGGCTGCGGCCCCGACGGCGCCGGTCTGGTCTTCGCGGATGTGTGCACCGGCAGCGGGTGCATCGCGATCGCGCTGCTGAAGAACCTCCCCGGCGCACGGGGGATCGCGAGCGACCTCTCAGACGACGCGCTCGCGGTCGCCGCGATGAACGCCCAGCGACACGGGGTCCTCGATCGACTCACCCTCGCGCAGGGCGACCTGCTCGCGCCGATCGAGGCCGCGCACCGCGGGATCGCCCCCGATGGCTTCGCGTTCGTGCTGAGCAACCCTCCCTACATCCCCGACCACGAGTGGGAAGCGGTCGAACCCAACGTCAAGCTGTTCGAGCCCGAATCGGCGCTGCGCGGCGGGGCGGACGGGCTCGACCTGGCGCGCCCGCTGTTCGCCCGGGCCGGCGCGCTGCTGCGCCCGGGGGGAGAGCTGCTCGTCGAGGTCGCCGCGTCGCACGCGAGCGACGCGAGGGCGCTGGCCGAACGCGCCGGCTTCGAGCGGGCCCGGGTGCTGAAGGATTTCGAGGGGTTCGAGCGCGTGATCGTCGGCGCGAGGCCGGTCACGGCGCGCTGA
- the lipB gene encoding lipoyl(octanoyl) transferase LipB codes for MTRASAAPSAFEVVDLRRMGYAPAYDAQIAHLERVLASREAEGDSRRSAGFLLLVEHDPPVITISRRPAAAEHLLASTELLARAGIEIQPTDRGGDITYHGPGQLVAYPILDLNLLGLRLHEYMRALEDAVIALCESFGVSAVRDQHATGVWAADDTGAAERKICAMGVRVKRWVSMHGLALNVTTNLAHFDHIVPCGLAGRPVTSLRRELGDRSPTMDETKDALIRELDAVLSPRLTRSSSAPGPDRR; via the coding sequence ATGACGAGGGCGTCCGCCGCGCCGAGCGCGTTTGAGGTTGTGGATCTGCGACGGATGGGCTACGCGCCCGCCTACGACGCGCAGATCGCCCACCTCGAGCGCGTGCTCGCGTCCCGCGAGGCGGAGGGCGACAGCCGACGCTCCGCCGGCTTTCTCCTGCTCGTCGAGCACGACCCACCGGTCATCACGATCAGCCGCAGGCCCGCGGCGGCGGAGCACCTGCTCGCGTCGACCGAGCTGCTCGCGCGGGCCGGCATCGAGATCCAGCCCACCGACCGGGGTGGCGACATCACCTACCACGGGCCCGGGCAGCTCGTGGCGTACCCGATCCTCGACCTCAACCTGCTCGGGCTGCGCCTCCACGAATACATGCGCGCCCTCGAGGACGCGGTGATCGCGCTGTGCGAATCGTTCGGCGTGAGCGCCGTGCGCGACCAGCACGCGACGGGCGTCTGGGCCGCCGACGACACGGGCGCCGCCGAACGGAAGATCTGCGCGATGGGCGTGCGCGTGAAGCGGTGGGTCTCGATGCACGGGCTCGCGCTGAATGTCACGACGAACCTGGCGCACTTCGATCACATCGTGCCCTGCGGCCTGGCGGGCAGACCGGTGACCTCGCTGCGGCGCGAGCTGGGCGATCGGAGCCCGACGATGGACGAGACGAAGGACGCGTTGATCCGAGAGCTGGATGCGGTGCTCTCGCCTCGGCTCACGAGATCATCGTCTGCGCCCGGTCCGGACCGACGCTGA
- a CDS encoding adenylosuccinate synthase translates to MDRRSIGECATRLDPRAPSARTKLTKKLPAQGLSTVPNPNPSRHASCTAVIGLQWGDEGKGKVVDILARSHDAVVRYNGGANAGHSVVVKGERYALHLMPSGILFPGKPAVIGNGVVVCPETLLKEIDGLRARGVDTSGLVVSDRAHVVLPYHKAEDALREQMLSRGSMSDAGGAGGDLSIGTTKRGIGPAYAEKVQRATAIRVGDLLRPDALRSKLDLACALKARTLGALTNDAALAVAWDADAQFRSCVAWGERLRPHIADTVYMLHDMERAGKTILFEGANATLLDVDHGTYPYVTSSSTCALGIGAGTGIPPQKIGRILGVMKAYSTRVGAGPFPTELKDDTGARIRERGREYGTTTGRPRRCGWLDLVAVRYSAMINGATGLALMLFDVLSGFDELKVCTKYRVRGEITDRFPPDAHDLSVAQPVYETLPGFGEEIASCTDRAALPANAARYVAFVEEQIGLPVDVLSVGPDRAQTMIS, encoded by the coding sequence GTGGATAGACGCAGCATCGGCGAATGCGCCACCCGTCTTGACCCGCGAGCCCCGAGCGCGCGTACGAAACTCACCAAAAAACTCCCTGCGCAGGGCCTCTCCACCGTGCCGAACCCCAATCCATCGCGTCACGCGTCATGCACCGCGGTTATCGGCCTCCAGTGGGGCGACGAGGGCAAGGGCAAGGTCGTCGACATCCTCGCGCGCTCCCACGACGCGGTTGTCCGGTATAACGGCGGCGCGAACGCCGGTCACTCCGTCGTCGTCAAGGGGGAGCGCTACGCCCTGCACCTCATGCCCTCGGGCATCCTCTTCCCGGGCAAGCCGGCTGTCATCGGCAACGGCGTCGTCGTCTGCCCCGAGACGCTCCTCAAGGAGATCGACGGCCTGCGCGCGCGCGGCGTCGACACCTCGGGCCTGGTCGTCTCCGATCGCGCCCATGTCGTCCTCCCCTATCACAAAGCCGAGGACGCCCTGCGCGAGCAGATGCTCAGCCGCGGATCGATGAGCGACGCGGGCGGCGCCGGGGGCGACCTCTCGATCGGCACGACCAAGCGCGGCATCGGGCCGGCCTATGCCGAGAAGGTGCAGCGCGCCACAGCGATCCGCGTCGGCGACCTGCTGCGCCCCGACGCGCTGCGATCCAAGCTCGACCTCGCTTGCGCGCTCAAGGCACGCACTCTCGGCGCGCTCACGAACGACGCCGCGCTCGCCGTCGCGTGGGACGCAGACGCGCAGTTCAGATCGTGCGTCGCGTGGGGCGAGCGGCTCCGCCCCCACATCGCCGACACCGTCTACATGCTGCACGACATGGAACGCGCCGGGAAGACGATCCTCTTCGAGGGCGCCAACGCCACCCTGCTCGACGTGGACCACGGCACCTACCCCTATGTCACCAGCTCGAGCACCTGCGCGCTGGGCATCGGCGCCGGCACGGGCATCCCCCCCCAGAAAATCGGGCGCATCCTGGGCGTCATGAAGGCCTACTCCACGCGCGTCGGCGCAGGCCCCTTCCCCACCGAACTCAAGGACGACACCGGCGCGCGCATCCGCGAGCGCGGACGCGAGTACGGCACCACCACCGGTCGCCCCCGTCGCTGCGGCTGGCTCGACCTCGTCGCCGTCCGCTACAGCGCGATGATCAACGGCGCGACCGGGCTGGCGCTGATGCTCTTCGATGTGCTCAGCGGGTTCGACGAGCTCAAGGTCTGCACGAAGTACCGCGTGCGTGGAGAGATCACCGACCGATTCCCGCCCGACGCGCACGACCTCTCCGTCGCGCAGCCGGTCTATGAGACGCTGCCCGGGTTCGGCGAAGAGATCGCGTCGTGCACCGATCGCGCCGCCCTGCCGGCGAACGCCGCCCGCTACGTGGCGTTCGTCGAGGAGCAAATCGGCCTCCCGGTCGATGTGCTCAGCGTCGGTCCGGACCGGGCGCAGACGATGATCTCGTGA
- the sdhB gene encoding succinate dehydrogenase iron-sulfur subunit gives MRTVKVRFRIERCEGPGKPSFWETFEVNAEPTANVLSCLQQIAANPTTVEGKKSKPVVWDSGCLEQVCGACTMRVNGKVRQSCTALVGQYVTRDGEEISLQPMSKFPVVRDLLVDRERMFHNQKRIKGWVPIDGTYHLGSGPKETPEQQEVRYKLSECMSCGCCLDACPQFEKVEDKSEWDTSFIGAHSISLTRLFNSHPTGSVLANDRLEVMSGAGGVSECGNAQNCVKVCPKEIPLTESIAAIGRAVTVYRVKKFFAGKK, from the coding sequence ATGCGCACCGTGAAGGTGCGGTTCCGCATCGAGCGCTGCGAGGGGCCCGGCAAACCGTCGTTCTGGGAGACCTTCGAGGTCAACGCCGAGCCGACGGCCAACGTGCTCTCGTGCCTCCAGCAGATCGCCGCCAACCCCACCACGGTCGAGGGCAAGAAGTCCAAGCCCGTCGTGTGGGACTCGGGCTGCCTCGAGCAGGTCTGCGGCGCCTGCACCATGCGCGTCAACGGCAAGGTGCGCCAGTCGTGCACGGCGCTCGTCGGCCAGTACGTCACGCGCGACGGCGAAGAGATCTCCCTCCAGCCGATGAGCAAGTTCCCGGTCGTGCGCGACCTGCTCGTCGATCGCGAGCGCATGTTCCACAACCAGAAGCGCATCAAGGGCTGGGTCCCCATCGACGGCACCTACCACCTCGGCTCGGGACCCAAAGAGACCCCCGAGCAGCAGGAGGTGCGCTACAAGCTCTCCGAGTGCATGTCCTGCGGCTGCTGCCTCGACGCCTGCCCCCAATTCGAGAAGGTCGAGGACAAGAGCGAGTGGGACACCTCGTTCATCGGGGCGCACTCCATCAGCCTCACCCGGCTCTTCAACAGCCACCCCACCGGCTCGGTCCTCGCGAACGATCGCCTCGAGGTCATGTCCGGCGCGGGCGGCGTGTCGGAGTGCGGCAACGCGCAGAACTGCGTGAAGGTCTGCCCGAAGGAGATCCCGCTCACCGAGTCCATCGCCGCGATCGGGCGCGCCGTCACGGTGTATCGCGTGAAGAAGTTCTTCGCCGGGAAGAAGTGA
- the sdhA gene encoding succinate dehydrogenase flavoprotein subunit, which produces MVSSAGGAKQRVIVVGGGLAGLAATVRIAEAGVPVDLFSVVPVKRSHSVCAQGGINACNEIARQQGYSEYEHFDESIYGGDFLAHQAPVYEMAHWAPRIIDLLDRMGVPFNRTHEGQRDLRLFGGSLYKRTHFAGATTGQQLIYALDEQVRRWEVEGLVSKYEHWEFLWPILADDGSCVGIVAQDLRTMQVRSFRADAVVMATGGPGLVWGKSTNSVMCTGGAAARCFQAGAWYGNPEFIQVHPTAIPGADKLRLMSESARGEGGRVWVPAKKDATGAWKPHPDSGRDPRQLPDSERWYFLEEKYPKYGNIVPRDIATREIFQICVDGFGVGGDNQVYLDLTHLGREYLERKLGGIIEIYRKFVGEDPAEMPMRIFPGVHYSMGGLYTTFTPKDDNKGMVFGAPNSMMTNVPGLYAFGEVNYQYHGGNRLGANALLSCIFDGLFCGMGVVNYVRDVNRPPAGQRPQTLYDAAVAQEEAKIKRLVDSTGDENPYLLHRELGAEMTEASTVVKSDARLRKAIERVDALRDRFKRITLADSGMWTNQSLSFARALNDMFFLAEANLRGGLAREESRGSHYRTDFTERNDDRFLKTTVAKFENGRVSIDFEDLPTPLVKPRKRTYGKVEGDAPKKPAASSDPAKAREPAGAGSTPA; this is translated from the coding sequence ATGGTCAGTTCAGCAGGCGGCGCCAAGCAGCGCGTGATCGTGGTCGGAGGCGGACTCGCGGGCCTTGCCGCGACGGTGCGCATCGCGGAGGCCGGCGTCCCGGTCGACCTGTTCTCGGTCGTGCCTGTCAAGCGGTCGCACTCGGTCTGTGCGCAGGGCGGCATCAACGCCTGCAACGAGATCGCGCGCCAGCAGGGCTACAGCGAGTACGAGCACTTCGACGAGTCGATCTACGGCGGCGACTTCCTCGCGCACCAGGCGCCGGTCTACGAGATGGCGCACTGGGCCCCGCGCATCATCGACCTGCTCGATCGCATGGGCGTGCCCTTCAACCGCACGCACGAGGGGCAGCGCGACCTGCGCCTCTTCGGCGGTTCGCTCTACAAGCGCACGCACTTCGCAGGCGCGACGACCGGCCAGCAACTCATCTACGCGCTCGACGAGCAGGTCCGCCGCTGGGAGGTCGAGGGCCTCGTCAGCAAGTACGAGCACTGGGAGTTCCTCTGGCCGATCCTCGCGGACGATGGGTCGTGCGTGGGGATCGTGGCGCAGGACCTCCGCACGATGCAGGTCCGTTCGTTCCGCGCAGACGCCGTCGTCATGGCGACGGGCGGGCCCGGGCTCGTGTGGGGCAAGTCGACCAACTCGGTCATGTGCACCGGCGGCGCCGCGGCGCGCTGCTTCCAGGCCGGCGCGTGGTACGGCAACCCCGAGTTCATCCAGGTCCACCCGACGGCGATCCCGGGGGCCGACAAGTTGCGCCTGATGTCGGAATCCGCGCGCGGCGAGGGCGGGCGCGTCTGGGTGCCGGCGAAGAAAGACGCGACCGGCGCGTGGAAGCCCCACCCCGACAGCGGGCGCGACCCGCGCCAGCTCCCCGACAGCGAGCGCTGGTACTTCCTCGAGGAGAAGTACCCCAAGTACGGCAACATCGTCCCTCGCGACATCGCGACGCGCGAGATCTTCCAGATCTGCGTCGACGGCTTCGGCGTGGGAGGCGACAACCAGGTCTACCTCGACCTCACGCACCTGGGGCGCGAGTACCTCGAGCGCAAACTCGGGGGCATCATCGAGATCTACCGCAAGTTCGTCGGCGAGGACCCCGCCGAGATGCCCATGCGCATCTTCCCGGGCGTGCACTACTCGATGGGCGGGCTCTACACCACCTTCACGCCCAAGGACGACAACAAGGGCATGGTGTTCGGCGCCCCCAACTCGATGATGACCAACGTGCCCGGGCTCTACGCCTTCGGCGAGGTCAACTACCAGTACCACGGCGGCAACCGCCTGGGCGCCAACGCGCTGCTCTCGTGCATCTTCGACGGGCTGTTCTGCGGCATGGGCGTCGTGAACTACGTGCGCGATGTCAACCGCCCCCCTGCGGGCCAGCGCCCCCAGACGCTGTACGACGCCGCCGTCGCGCAGGAAGAGGCGAAGATCAAGCGCCTCGTCGATTCGACGGGCGACGAGAACCCGTACCTTCTCCACCGCGAACTCGGCGCCGAGATGACCGAAGCGTCAACAGTCGTCAAGAGCGACGCCCGCCTGCGCAAGGCGATCGAGCGCGTCGACGCGCTGCGCGACCGCTTCAAGCGCATCACGCTCGCCGATTCGGGCATGTGGACGAACCAGTCGCTCTCGTTCGCGCGGGCGCTCAACGACATGTTCTTCCTCGCCGAGGCCAACCTGCGCGGCGGGCTGGCGCGCGAGGAGTCCCGCGGCTCGCACTACCGCACCGATTTCACCGAGCGCAACGACGATCGGTTCCTCAAAACCACCGTCGCGAAGTTCGAGAACGGGCGCGTCTCCATCGATTTCGAGGACCTCCCCACGCCCCTGGTGAAGCCCAGAAAGCGCACCTACGGCAAGGTCGAGGGCGACGCGCCGAAGAAGCCCGCGGCGTCGAGCGACCCGGCCAAGGCGCGCGAGCCCGCCGGCGCCGGCTCCACGCCGGCCTGA
- a CDS encoding FHA domain-containing protein encodes MNVTLVAFKPDGTRVDFRVKGGKCVVGRDTAADLRIPVGIVSRHHCEFRVEDDEVVLRDLGSSNGTFLNGKRVTEATLGAGDLVRVGPTTFTVVVDGIPDVVTPPEEGDGVGPDGSSMMDQPVRASAPAAAAVGAAKPKAPAPPVRSGDDDEDEDDSDRSGSGGFDDPLSKMIERQDDDDDFDFDFFTSDDDEDEDDLR; translated from the coding sequence GTGAATGTGACGCTCGTGGCGTTCAAGCCAGACGGTACACGGGTTGATTTCCGAGTCAAAGGCGGGAAGTGCGTCGTGGGACGCGACACCGCCGCTGACCTGAGGATCCCCGTGGGCATCGTGTCCCGACACCACTGCGAGTTCCGGGTCGAGGACGACGAGGTCGTGCTGCGCGACCTGGGCTCGAGCAACGGGACCTTCCTGAACGGGAAGCGCGTGACGGAAGCGACGCTGGGCGCAGGGGATCTGGTCAGGGTGGGCCCGACGACCTTCACCGTGGTTGTGGACGGTATCCCCGACGTGGTGACCCCTCCGGAGGAGGGCGACGGCGTCGGCCCTGACGGCTCGTCGATGATGGACCAGCCGGTGCGCGCGAGCGCCCCGGCGGCGGCCGCCGTCGGCGCAGCCAAGCCCAAGGCCCCGGCCCCCCCGGTGCGCTCGGGCGACGACGACGAGGACGAGGATGACAGCGACCGCTCCGGCTCGGGCGGTTTCGACGACCCGCTCTCGAAGATGATCGAGCGTCAGGACGACGACGACGATTTCGACTTCGACTTCTTCACGAGCGACGACGACGAAGACGAGGACGACCTTCGCTGA
- a CDS encoding response regulator: MNRQSEHPSENGRPVRPGIDRPRLFVLDTAEPGEQALLCLRGQFDVSVLPLNEFRAADFDLALVPASIRASDLTGLTIGARAVLDSLGEGACLCDTEGSLVWCTGRFDLFDQPTREKIIVACREAASRYGAMFAEMVEYDRTRPIPTRKIVVTSDESSRVFEVIISAVLDAELALQGRAVLRRVAAVVFDITAARRASQKTQTIERAAEELVRIEPDTVRKMHVAERLNLLRQRIVTLAHELLQFDHFAIWLVEPDTKRLELVMSTGLSPEVQTIDLYAMPENNGISGYVGATGRSYICHDVAKDPRYIKGMDTPGSSLTLPLLLNDKVIGVFNIESNRIGAFSEDDRHFAENFARYVALALNMLNLMVAERIATSATVSERVEGSISEPLNDLMIEVDWLREQAAVADPKIAVHVARITKDIEAIRSRVKQAASGASTILGIDRELERKDHDPLIAGRTILLADDDPVIRDLARSVLLHRGAVVRECENGKEALKILRTPEGEPLAVSPVDLIVSDIRMPDHNGYEIFAAAQRIPNPPPVILMTGFGYDPHHSIVRASQEGLQCVLFKPFQIDQLIAEVHKAFSAP, translated from the coding sequence ATGAACCGACAGTCGGAACACCCCAGCGAGAACGGCCGGCCCGTTCGTCCGGGGATCGACCGCCCTCGCCTCTTCGTGCTCGACACAGCCGAGCCCGGCGAGCAGGCGCTGCTGTGTCTGCGCGGGCAGTTCGATGTTTCGGTCCTGCCGCTCAACGAGTTCCGTGCCGCGGATTTCGATCTCGCGCTCGTGCCTGCGTCGATCCGCGCGTCCGACCTGACCGGGCTGACCATCGGCGCGCGCGCCGTGCTCGACTCGCTGGGCGAGGGCGCGTGCCTGTGCGACACCGAGGGGTCGCTCGTCTGGTGCACCGGGCGCTTCGACCTCTTCGACCAGCCCACACGCGAGAAGATCATCGTCGCCTGCCGCGAGGCCGCATCCCGGTACGGCGCGATGTTCGCCGAGATGGTCGAGTATGACCGCACCCGCCCGATCCCGACGCGCAAGATCGTCGTCACCTCCGACGAGTCCTCGCGTGTGTTCGAGGTCATCATCTCCGCGGTGCTCGACGCCGAGCTGGCGCTGCAGGGCCGGGCGGTCCTGCGCCGCGTCGCGGCGGTCGTGTTCGACATCACCGCCGCCCGCCGGGCGTCGCAGAAGACCCAGACGATCGAGCGTGCCGCCGAGGAGCTGGTGCGCATCGAGCCCGACACGGTCCGAAAGATGCACGTCGCCGAGCGCCTGAACCTGCTGCGGCAGCGCATCGTCACGCTCGCGCACGAGCTGCTCCAGTTCGACCACTTCGCGATCTGGCTCGTCGAGCCCGACACGAAGCGACTCGAGTTGGTGATGAGCACGGGCCTCTCGCCCGAGGTGCAGACGATCGACCTGTACGCGATGCCCGAGAACAACGGAATCTCCGGGTATGTCGGCGCGACCGGCCGGTCGTACATCTGCCACGATGTCGCCAAGGACCCCCGCTATATCAAGGGCATGGACACGCCCGGCAGCTCGCTGACGCTCCCGCTTCTGCTGAACGACAAGGTCATCGGCGTCTTCAACATCGAATCCAACCGGATCGGCGCCTTCAGCGAGGACGACCGGCACTTCGCCGAGAACTTCGCGCGGTACGTCGCCCTCGCGCTCAACATGCTCAACCTGATGGTCGCCGAGCGCATCGCGACGAGCGCCACGGTGTCGGAGCGCGTGGAGGGATCGATCTCCGAGCCGCTCAACGACCTGATGATCGAGGTCGACTGGCTGCGCGAGCAGGCGGCGGTCGCCGACCCCAAGATCGCGGTGCATGTCGCGCGCATCACCAAGGACATCGAGGCGATCCGCTCTCGCGTCAAACAGGCGGCCAGCGGCGCGAGCACGATCCTCGGGATCGACCGCGAGCTCGAGCGCAAGGACCACGACCCGCTCATCGCGGGGCGCACCATCCTCCTCGCCGACGACGACCCGGTCATCCGCGACCTGGCGCGGAGCGTCCTGCTCCATCGCGGCGCAGTCGTGCGCGAGTGCGAGAACGGGAAGGAAGCACTGAAGATCCTGCGCACCCCGGAGGGCGAGCCGCTCGCGGTCTCGCCCGTCGATCTGATCGTCTCCGACATCCGAATGCCCGACCACAACGGCTACGAGATCTTCGCCGCGGCCCAGCGCATCCCGAACCCTCCACCGGTGATCCTGATGACCGGGTTCGGCTACGACCCGCACCACTCCATCGTTCGTGCGTCGCAGGAGGGCCTGCAGTGCGTGCTCTTCAAGCCGTTCCAGATCGATCAACTGATCGCCGAGGTCCACAAGGCCTTCAGCGCGCCGTGA
- the hemW gene encoding radical SAM family heme chaperone HemW, which yields MPSVTSGVPQDCPACPCRRAGLHADHAPNRREDSIELPQYEQDRGRNRSASNADASDALSSDHEPARSLYLHVPFCFHKCHYCDFYSFVDTQDRQGAFLDALEIELASLARHAGPLRTIFVGGGTPSLLHTDLWTRLLASLARLFDLERLDEFTVECNPETVTEALAGVLKAGGVTRVSMGAQSFDPRHLKTLERWHDPASVPRALRLAADAGIQRRSIDLIYAIPGQTLDDWKRDLDIALSLPQNIGVEHLSCYALTYEPNTAMTRRLALGRFTPADEDLEADMFETTVSTLRGAGLERYEVSNFARPGRECAHNMAYWRQESWLAAGPSASAHLRLRDPVAGGWRWKNLPRLTDWMEGVHANNALPPVVDLEPPDPRRALAERIMTGLRLAEGIDAESLRRDVRAAAPESLDALRDSIAHETTTGLLREQAGRLVLSDRGFLFADGIASRLMAPLLRAAR from the coding sequence ATCCCTTCCGTAACGAGCGGCGTTCCTCAAGACTGTCCGGCCTGTCCGTGCAGACGGGCGGGACTCCACGCTGACCACGCCCCGAACCGGCGAGAGGACAGTATAGAACTGCCCCAGTACGAGCAAGACCGAGGGCGGAACCGTTCGGCGTCCAACGCCGACGCGAGCGACGCCCTCTCCTCCGACCACGAGCCGGCGAGGTCGCTCTATCTCCATGTCCCGTTCTGCTTCCACAAGTGTCACTACTGCGACTTCTACTCCTTCGTCGATACGCAGGACAGGCAGGGTGCGTTCCTCGACGCCCTCGAGATCGAGTTGGCCTCGCTCGCCCGGCACGCCGGCCCCCTCAGGACCATTTTCGTGGGGGGGGGCACCCCTTCCCTCCTGCACACCGACCTCTGGACCCGCCTGCTGGCGTCTCTGGCCCGCCTGTTCGATCTGGAGCGGCTGGACGAGTTCACGGTCGAGTGCAACCCCGAGACCGTCACCGAGGCCCTGGCTGGCGTCCTGAAGGCCGGGGGCGTCACCCGGGTTTCGATGGGGGCCCAGTCCTTCGACCCGCGCCACCTCAAAACCCTCGAACGCTGGCACGACCCGGCGAGCGTCCCGAGGGCCCTGCGCCTCGCCGCCGACGCGGGGATCCAGCGAAGATCGATCGATCTGATCTACGCGATCCCGGGCCAGACCCTCGACGACTGGAAGCGCGACCTCGACATCGCGCTCTCGCTGCCCCAGAACATCGGCGTCGAGCACCTCTCGTGCTACGCCCTCACCTACGAACCAAACACCGCGATGACCAGACGGCTCGCCCTCGGGCGCTTCACGCCTGCCGACGAGGACCTCGAGGCCGATATGTTCGAGACCACGGTCTCGACGCTGCGCGGCGCTGGGCTTGAGCGATACGAGGTCAGCAACTTCGCGCGCCCGGGGCGCGAGTGCGCGCACAACATGGCGTACTGGCGCCAGGAATCCTGGCTCGCCGCGGGTCCGTCCGCGTCGGCGCACCTGCGCCTGCGCGACCCGGTCGCCGGTGGGTGGAGGTGGAAGAACCTGCCCCGGCTCACCGACTGGATGGAGGGCGTGCACGCGAACAACGCGCTGCCCCCGGTCGTCGATCTGGAGCCACCCGACCCGCGCCGCGCGCTCGCCGAGCGGATCATGACCGGGCTGCGCCTCGCCGAAGGGATCGACGCGGAATCGCTGCGCCGGGACGTGCGCGCGGCCGCGCCGGAATCCCTCGACGCGCTGCGCGACTCGATCGCGCACGAAACGACAACCGGCCTGCTGCGCGAGCAGGCCGGTCGGTTGGTTCTCTCGGATCGCGGGTTCCTCTTCGCCGACGGGATCGCGTCGCGCCTCATGGCGCCGCTCCTGCGCGCCGCGCGATGA
- a CDS encoding ABC transporter ATP-binding protein, which yields MIEADGLWKVFGAFAAVRGVSFSVPRGQVVGFLGPNGAGKTTTIRVLTGFFAPSAGSARVDGFDCVDESHKVRRRIGYLPESAPLYREMRVEEFLDYRGRLFAMARPARRAAIGRVVDRCWLREVRRKRIGQLSKGYRQRVGLASALLHDPPVLILDEPTSGLDPTQIIETRRLLRDLAGDRTLLLSSHILPEVERTCDRIIVIARGKVRADGSPDELTRSVARAASISVEAKPRDGHSVEALIEAARATGGVGMAVGETLPDGWARLRVEPAPGAGDLRERLAAELHRAGAALRELHAEHASLEDVFARAIAQADEEALS from the coding sequence ATGATCGAAGCGGACGGGCTTTGGAAAGTCTTTGGCGCCTTCGCCGCCGTGCGAGGGGTGTCGTTCTCCGTGCCCAGGGGGCAGGTCGTGGGGTTCCTGGGCCCGAACGGGGCCGGGAAGACGACCACGATCCGCGTGCTGACGGGGTTCTTCGCCCCCTCGGCCGGCTCGGCGCGCGTCGACGGGTTCGACTGCGTGGACGAGAGCCACAAGGTCCGGCGACGGATCGGGTACCTGCCCGAGTCGGCCCCGCTCTATCGCGAGATGCGCGTCGAGGAGTTTCTCGACTACCGGGGTCGCCTGTTCGCGATGGCGCGCCCGGCCCGGCGTGCAGCGATCGGCCGGGTCGTCGATCGCTGCTGGCTGCGCGAGGTCCGACGCAAACGGATCGGGCAGCTCAGCAAGGGATACCGGCAGCGCGTCGGGCTGGCGTCGGCGCTCCTGCACGACCCGCCCGTGCTGATCCTCGACGAGCCCACCAGCGGGCTCGACCCCACGCAGATCATCGAGACGCGCCGCCTCCTGCGCGACCTCGCCGGAGATCGCACGCTCCTGCTCAGCTCGCACATCCTGCCGGAAGTCGAGCGGACCTGCGATCGGATCATCGTCATCGCCCGGGGCAAGGTCCGCGCCGACGGGTCGCCCGACGAGCTGACCCGGAGCGTCGCCCGCGCCGCGTCGATCAGCGTCGAGGCCAAGCCGCGCGACGGACACTCGGTCGAGGCGCTCATCGAAGCCGCGCGCGCCACCGGGGGCGTCGGCATGGCGGTCGGCGAGACGCTGCCCGATGGGTGGGCGCGCCTGCGCGTCGAGCCCGCGCCGGGCGCCGGCGACCTTCGCGAACGACTCGCCGCGGAGCTGCATCGCGCCGGCGCCGCCCTGCGTGAGCTGCACGCCGAGCACGCGTCGCTCGAGGACGTCTTCGCTCGCGCGATCGCCCAGGCCGACGAGGAGGCCCTGTCATGA